A segment of the Candidatus Moraniibacteriota bacterium genome:
CAATGAAGAAAGCACTCTCCGACGCTAAAATGGACGCAAAAGATATCGATGAGGTAATTATGGTTGGCGGAGTTACCCGAATGCCTCTGGTTTTGCAGACGGTAGAAAAATTTTTCGGCAAGAAACCGAACATTTCAGTTAATCCAGATGAAGTGGTGGCCGTCGGCGCAGCCATTCAAGGCGGGGTGCTGGAAGGATCAGTGCGTGATGTATTGCTTTTAGATGTGACACCTTTGACGCTGGGAATTGAAACACTGGGGGGAGTGCGAACTCCTTTAATCGAAAGAAATACGACTATTCCCACTGCCAAGTCGCAAATATTTTCTACGGCCGCTGACAGTCAGCCCAGCGTGGAAATTCACGTGCTTCAGGGCGAACGGGAGATGGCAAGCGATAATAAAACACTAGGGAGATTTATTCTGGACGGCATTCCGCCGGCTCCGCGCGGTATTCCCCAGGTTGAAGTTACTTTTGACATTGACGCCAATGGAATTTTAAGCGTTACAGCCAAGGACAAAGCCACCGGAAAGTCGCAATCAATCCGTATTGAAGCATCAACCGGGCTTTCCAAAGAAGAAATTGAAAAGATGAAAAAAGACGCGGAAGCGCACGCCGAAGAGGATAGAAAGAAAAAGGACTTAGTTGAAGCGCGAAACATGGCCGACACGCTGGTTTACACCACTGAAAAAGCCCTGCGCGATGCCGGCGGCAAAATCACGGCGGATGAAAAGAAACCGATTGAAGAAAAAGTTGAGGCGCTGAAAAAAGTAAAAGACAGCGATGATGCGGAAGCGATCAAGCGCGCAACGCAGGAACTTTCCACCGAAGCGCAAAAGATAGGGGAGAAGTTGTATAAAGCGGCTTCCGAGGCGCAAAAACAACAGGGCGGACAACCAGGCGAACAGCCGAAAAAAGAGGGAGAAGTGAAAGACGCGGAAGTGGATAATGAAAAGAAGGACGAAGGAGCTTCAGAGGATAAAAAGTAATCTTTTAGCGGGGGCATACGCCCCCGCTTTATACATAAAGTAAATGAAACAAGATTCCATATTGACATTGCATAGATATTATATTTGGGCGACAACAATGAAGTTTCACTTTGAGGAAGAATTAAAAAAACATAATATATCTAAAAATAAAGATATTACTATAGAGCAAATGATGTATATGTCGATTTGGTATGGATTATTATATGTTGTAGCTGAAGGATGGAAAAATCTAAAACTGCACGATAAGGTTATTGATTCGTTGCTTCAATCTAAAAATATTAATTTACTTAAAAGATATAGAAACGGAGTATTCCATTTTAATAAAAAATATTATAATGATAAATACCTAGATTTTTGCAAAGAAAAATCATCTGCAGATTGGATTAGAAAATTAAACTTAGAGCTCGGAAAGTATTTTTTTGGAATATTTTAAAAAATAATTTTTAAATTAAAAATATGGAAAACGAAACAATCAAAGAAAATAAATCAGCAAAATTAGACAAAATAATGAAGCTAAGTATAATTTTTGGAGTGTTGATAGTAGCATTGTCAATTGCTTATTATCTGGTAGTTTTTTTGCCCCTTAAAAATAAAGAGCAGTGGAAGCAAGAAGAAGAAAAACAGAAAATGACGCAAGAGTGTTCAAACAAGACACTGGATGATATCAGAAGATGGGCAGAAGGAAGACAAGTTTCCGATGATAATTCAATCAAACAATATAATTTCTTTTTTGAAAAATGTTTAAAAGAAAAAGGATTATAAAAATAATTTCACAAACCAACCCTCCGACCGGGGCAGTAAAACAAAACAGCTTGTAAAATTAGTGATAATTAGAAATACTGACGATTTACCATATTTGCATATATAATAAAAAGTGTTGCTTGACCTGTTCAGTAACTTGTTACTTAACAATGTAAGTAATTTCCTCCAAAGGCGGACAAGAATTACGTAATTCTAAAATCAGCTTTTAAGCTTGACAAAAGTCCGATAATGAAATAGGATAAACAGTTGTAGTTGAGATGTTTTTTAAAAAATAAAAGCCTGAATTGGCAAAAGGAAAAGGAGGAAAAATGAGTGGAAAAATAATAACAAAGAATATGAAGATCGGAGAAATAATTGCCTTCAAAGATGAGAGAGCGAAAAAAATTATTGAAGATTATTTCTTTGATTTCAAAAATCTCCCACTCTATGCTAAGAAGATTACTCTTGAAGAAGCTGCCCGCAAGAGCGGCAAGGATTACAAAATCTTAGCTGTTTTACGGGCAATCAATAATTTGCCCGAGAAAAAGAAGAAATGATTTTTCTTGGGAGATATTACAGGCGGAAAAAAATCTGCCTGTATTTTTTACTGCATTATTCCGGCATACTATAATGTTACTACTACATAACCTTATATGGTAGTGATGAATTTATGAACCAATAAGCGACCGGAAATTTTGGAATAATTCGGTGACCGAAATCAGTCACCCACTTTTATTTTCTAAGGTCGTAATTTTTGACAAAATGAGCTTATTTGTTAATCTGGATATGCTTTTTAACAACATGTCACATATTAGAGGAGGATAAAAATGAAAGTAATTAGTGGTAACAGCAATCCCGATCTGGCACTTGCCATTGTGGAGTATTTGGGAATATCGTTAACCGATGCAACCATTTCCAGATTTAGCGACATGGAAATCAGGGCAGAAATCAATGAGAACATTCGAGGCAAGGATGTGTTCGTCATCCAGTCAATCTGTACACCGGCCAATGAGTATATAATGGAACTTCTCATTATAATCGATGCGCTCGTGCGTGCTTCGGCAAAACGCATAACGGCGGTAATACCATACTATGGTTATGCCCGTCAGGATCGGAAAACCGAATCCAGAGCGCCGATTACCGCGAAACTTGTGGCTAACTTGATTACCGCTGCAGGCGCCAACCGCGTGCTTACTATGGATCTTCATGCTGGACAAATCCAAGGATTCTTTGACATACCAGTTGATCATCTTTATGCCTCTACCGTGCTCTTGGATTATCTAAAACGGAACTTCTCGGGCCATCTGGTCATTGTTTCACCTGACGCTGGGGGAGCAGACCGAGCGAGAGCGTACGCTAAACGGCTCAATGCAGATCTAGCTGTCGTTGACAAAAGGAGAGAAGAGCCGGGCAGGTCAGAAATACTGAACATTATTGGAGAGGTGTCAGGTAAAACGGCCATTATCATCGATGATATGGTGGATACAGCGGGGACTATTTGCAACGCTGCTCAAGTGATCGCGGAGAAAGGAGCGCAAGCGGTATATGCTTGCTGCAGCCATGCAGTGCTGTCTGGCCCTGCTGTTCAAAGAATCAGCCGATCAGCCATTGAACGATTGATTGTGACTGACTCAATTCCACTTTCGGAAAGTGCCAAGACACTGGGGAAGATTACAGTGGTTTCTGTAGCGGAGCTTCTGGCAAAAGCCATACATTCTGTCCACAATTCCGAGTCATTAAAACCATTGTTCGTTTAGGAAAAATAACAGGTGATTGATAAATCAGTCACCTGCTATTTATTTTTGATGGCTCAACCGGCTATTGACAAAACTCTAATTTCTTGCTAGTATTAGGTGTTTCACGGGCATAAAATAAAAGGAGGTTGCTATGGGCGTGAAGATCTTTGAAATAATAAAGCAGAAAGAAAGAGAAAGGGTAAATGAGTATAAGCGTGAGCTCTGGCTTAAGATTTTTATCCCCTGGCTGCAGGAGCTTAAAAAAGAGCGTTGCAAAAAGACACCTAATATAGTATTTGACGAATAGGAGGAAAAGATGGAAAAATTTGATTTTAACGATGAGTTTTTCGCTCTTCAGGATAAATATGAAAAGATGGAGATAAAATTCAGAAAATCAATTGCCGAGGAGAATAGTGATATTCCAGGGAAAATCCTAGAGATTTTCAGGAAAGGAGATTTTAAAAAACTGGATGCCTTGGCGAAATTCGTAATGCGTTCTCTTAATACGGCAGAAGTTGGAGTATTAATAATGAAGTTTTACCGGAGCACTAGCACTGGGGATTACATCGAAAAAGAAGCTATCATAAATTATTTCAGGGTTATTTCCGGGTTTTGCCGTTAAAAAATTTCGAAGCGGGCAGTTGACAAAGTCAATTTCCCGCTTTTTTGTTTTTCTGTCTGACAAAATTTTCACTCGGCCTGAATTAGCACTCGGGAGGTGGGATTGCTAATTTTGCTGAATTGTTGTATAATCTGATAAGCTTGTATAGTTGCTTCCTCTACGAATTACGAATTTGGTACGAATATACGAATTATGGGTATTAGTATATTAGTATATGATTAGTAATTAGTAGCCATTGCCATTATGGATTATTACAAAATTTTAGGAGTCAATCGTAACGCTTCCGATGACGAAATAAAGAAGGCCTACCGGAAGCTCGCTCACAAATACCACCCGGACAAAGCCGGCGGCGATGAGAAAAAGTTCAAGGAGATTAATGAGGCCTATCAGGTTTTGTCAGACAAGGCAAAGCGTCAGCAGTACGATCAGTTTGGGCGGACGTTTGAGCAAACCGGAGCTGGCTTTGGCGGATTCGAGGGATTTGACTTTGGCAGTTTTTCCGGAAGAGGCGGATCAAGCTGGGATTTTGGCGGCTTTGAGGATATTTTTTCTGATATTTTTGGGGAAGGATTTACTGGAAGGACTGGAACTCGCCGGCGAGCCGGCAGGGATATTCAGGTTGATGTGGAGATAAGTTTTGAGGAAATGGTCCAAGGAACCCGGCGCGATGTCAATCTTTATAAGAGTGTTGTCTGTAGTGTCTGCCATGGAACGGGAGGAGAACCAGGAGCCAAAGAGCAATCCTGTCCCACTTGCGGTGGGTCGGGTCAAGTGCGAAAAACAACGCGCAGTTTTTTTGGAAGCTTTACCCAGGTTTCCACATGTCCAACCTGCGTAGGTACGGGAAAGACATATTCCCAGAAATGCCACAAATGCGGCGGCGACGGCCGGGTGAAAGAATACCAGGCAGTCGCGATTAATATTCCCGCCGGTATCCAGGACGGGCAGACCATAACGCTTCCCGGACAAGGAGAGGCGGGTGAACATGGCGGCGCTGGCGGCGATCTTTATACCAGTGTCCATGTGCGTCCGCATCCGAAATTTCAGCGGGAAAGAGACAACATTACTTCCACCGAACAAATAACTTTTTCCCAGGCGGTGTTGGGTGACAAAATCGCAGTGGAGACGGTTGAAGGATCAGTGAAAATGAAAATTCCGGCCGGAACTCAGTCAAGCGAAATCTTCAGAATTAAAGATGAAGGCATTCCGCATTTGGGAAAACGGGGACGCGGGGATCATCTAGTAAAAATTGTTGTTAAAATTCCGCGGCATCCCAGCCGGGAGCAAAAGGAATTAATCGAAAAACTGAGGAAATTGGATGAACGATAATTCAAGATATTGGTATTCTCACCTGGCGGTTTTTTTACTGTTGGCTGTATTGATTGCAGCTGGCGGTTTTTTGTTTTTTTCCAGAAGTAAGTGGTCAACAGAAGAAATAAGAGTATCAGGTGAGATTGATAGTGTCCATGAAAGTGTCGCGGAAAAACAAGAAAGTGTGGAGGAAATTAAAATACTATTTCTCGGCGACATTATGTTTGATCGCTATATTCGCCAAGTGGCGAAAAGAAAGGGTTATGACTTTGTCTTTCAGGACGTTGATAATTTACTTAAAGAAAAAGATCTCGTCGTTGCTAATTTAGAAGGACCGCTAACTGATAATAAATCAGTAAGTGCTACCAGTGAATTTGGAGAGAGAAATAATTACATTTTTACTTTTGATCCGCAAGTGGCGCCGATTTTAAAAAATCACAACATTAACCTAATTAATTTAGGAAACAATCACATTCTTAATTTTAGACAAAACGGTCTTGAACAAACGAAAAAATATTTAAGCGACGCAGGAGTAAAATATTTTTGCGACAAAGATATACGTTATACTTTATACAAAATACCTGCCTCGCCGGCAGGC
Coding sequences within it:
- the dnaK gene encoding molecular chaperone DnaK; this translates as MGKILGIDLGTTNSAMAVVQAGKPQILENKEGARTTPSMVAISKNGERLVGLLAKRQAVTNPGNTLFSIKRLIGRRFEDAEVQRDLKLMPYKIVKANGGVKVIMGDPSSSSGQAEYTPQEISAMILGKLKADAEERLGEKITDAVITVPAYFDDSQRKSTKEAGEIAGFNVKRIINEPTAAALAYGFSQKSAQGGSASGGKEEKIAVYDLGGGTYDISILEVGGDTVEVKSTNGDTHLGGDDFDQRLIEWIIGEFKKQEGIDLGKDPLALQRIKEAAEKAKIELSTAMETEINQPFITSGTDGPKHLVMKMSRAKLEELVHDLVEKTIEPMKKALSDAKMDAKDIDEVIMVGGVTRMPLVLQTVEKFFGKKPNISVNPDEVVAVGAAIQGGVLEGSVRDVLLLDVTPLTLGIETLGGVRTPLIERNTTIPTAKSQIFSTAADSQPSVEIHVLQGEREMASDNKTLGRFILDGIPPAPRGIPQVEVTFDIDANGILSVTAKDKATGKSQSIRIEASTGLSKEEIEKMKKDAEAHAEEDRKKKDLVEARNMADTLVYTTEKALRDAGGKITADEKKPIEEKVEALKKVKDSDDAEAIKRATQELSTEAQKIGEKLYKAASEAQKQQGGQPGEQPKKEGEVKDAEVDNEKKDEGASEDKK
- a CDS encoding CapA family protein, whose translation is MNDNSRYWYSHLAVFLLLAVLIAAGGFLFFSRSKWSTEEIRVSGEIDSVHESVAEKQESVEEIKILFLGDIMFDRYIRQVAKRKGYDFVFQDVDNLLKEKDLVVANLEGPLTDNKSVSATSEFGERNNYIFTFDPQVAPILKNHNINLINLGNNHILNFRQNGLEQTKKYLSDAGVKYFCDKDIRYTLYKIPASPAGGHNTTLSFVCYNQFESDAVEKALADIGEVKKSADVVILYAHWGKEYETKADAKQKELAHKFIDAEADLIIGSHSHVVQEKEIYQGKTIYYSLGNFIFDQYFNSETMKGLAVETIINPVTKDIKFKEHQLQMKNNGQTEWKK
- a CDS encoding ribose-phosphate pyrophosphokinase; this translates as MKVISGNSNPDLALAIVEYLGISLTDATISRFSDMEIRAEINENIRGKDVFVIQSICTPANEYIMELLIIIDALVRASAKRITAVIPYYGYARQDRKTESRAPITAKLVANLITAAGANRVLTMDLHAGQIQGFFDIPVDHLYASTVLLDYLKRNFSGHLVIVSPDAGGADRARAYAKRLNADLAVVDKRREEPGRSEILNIIGEVSGKTAIIIDDMVDTAGTICNAAQVIAEKGAQAVYACCSHAVLSGPAVQRISRSAIERLIVTDSIPLSESAKTLGKITVVSVAELLAKAIHSVHNSESLKPLFV
- the dnaJ gene encoding molecular chaperone DnaJ, with the translated sequence MDYYKILGVNRNASDDEIKKAYRKLAHKYHPDKAGGDEKKFKEINEAYQVLSDKAKRQQYDQFGRTFEQTGAGFGGFEGFDFGSFSGRGGSSWDFGGFEDIFSDIFGEGFTGRTGTRRRAGRDIQVDVEISFEEMVQGTRRDVNLYKSVVCSVCHGTGGEPGAKEQSCPTCGGSGQVRKTTRSFFGSFTQVSTCPTCVGTGKTYSQKCHKCGGDGRVKEYQAVAINIPAGIQDGQTITLPGQGEAGEHGGAGGDLYTSVHVRPHPKFQRERDNITSTEQITFSQAVLGDKIAVETVEGSVKMKIPAGTQSSEIFRIKDEGIPHLGKRGRGDHLVKIVVKIPRHPSREQKELIEKLRKLDER